The following proteins come from a genomic window of Fontisubflavum oceani:
- a CDS encoding COQ9 family protein → MEDVKDRLIDAALDHVPFDGWSEVTFQAAIADTGVDEVSARALFPRGAVDLALGFHKRGDNALREALRAADLSEMRIRERITFAVRTRLELAEAHKEAVRRGSTLFALPIYAADGAAAVWSTCDTIWDGLGDPSDDINWYTKRATLSGVYSSTVLYWLGDHSEGHAATWAFLDRRIENVMQFEKLKKQVNDNPVLKPFLAGPNWLLSQVKAPAKMPRVDLPGSWTGRGSTDT, encoded by the coding sequence ATGGAAGATGTGAAGGATCGATTGATCGACGCCGCCTTGGATCATGTGCCTTTTGACGGCTGGTCCGAGGTGACGTTTCAGGCCGCGATTGCGGATACCGGGGTTGATGAGGTCAGCGCCCGGGCGTTGTTCCCGCGGGGTGCCGTTGACTTGGCGCTTGGGTTTCACAAACGGGGCGACAACGCACTGCGCGAAGCGCTGCGGGCGGCGGACTTGTCCGAGATGCGGATTCGCGAGCGGATCACCTTTGCCGTTCGGACCCGGCTCGAGTTGGCCGAAGCGCATAAAGAGGCGGTGCGCCGCGGTTCGACCCTGTTTGCCTTGCCGATTTACGCTGCCGACGGTGCGGCGGCGGTATGGAGCACCTGCGATACGATCTGGGACGGGTTGGGCGACCCGTCGGACGACATCAACTGGTACACGAAACGCGCGACGCTCTCGGGCGTCTACAGTTCGACGGTACTTTATTGGCTCGGCGATCACTCTGAAGGTCATGCGGCGACATGGGCGTTTCTGGATCGGCGCATTGAGAATGTCATGCAGTTCGAGAAGCTGAAGAAACAGGTGAATGACAACCCGGTTCTAAAACCATTTCTGGCTGGTCCCAACTGGCTGTTGAGCCAGGTGAAAGCCCCTGCCAAGATGCCCCGTGTGGACCTGCCGGGCAGTTGGACCGGACGGGGGAGTACCGACACCTAA
- the rpsU gene encoding 30S ribosomal protein S21, protein MQVSVRDNNVDQALRALKKKLQREGVFREMKLKQHYEKPSEKKAREKAEAIRRARKLARKKAQREGML, encoded by the coding sequence ATGCAGGTTAGTGTTCGCGACAACAATGTCGATCAGGCGCTTCGGGCCCTGAAGAAAAAGCTGCAGCGCGAAGGCGTTTTTCGGGAAATGAAGCTCAAGCAACATTACGAAAAGCCGTCTGAGAAAAAAGCACGCGAGAAGGCGGAAGCGATCCGTCGGGCGCGCAAGCTGGCTCGGAAAAAGGCGCAGCGCGAAGGGATGCTCTAA
- a CDS encoding aa3-type cytochrome c oxidase subunit IV, with the protein MAEQQHKHGEMDITDQEKTFEGFIRWSVIVGLFSLGVIVFLALFAR; encoded by the coding sequence ATGGCCGAGCAACAGCACAAACATGGTGAGATGGACATCACCGATCAGGAGAAGACCTTCGAAGGTTTCATCCGCTGGTCAGTGATTGTTGGTCTGTTTAGTCTCGGTGTTATTGTTTTCCTGGCACTATTTGCGCGATGA
- a CDS encoding DUF6173 family protein, with amino-acid sequence MANEIMTSAEAMEGAALPEAGAVHCDPNAPRSAEQIPLPGPVAQKPVDQKSPAEWAYERIILYIKNFEEQLDAEHEAAMGFAGSDAGVLRIEGMGFFAPDIVTFYGTDGAGLKTQLIQHVSQLSVTIRALPKAAPDAPAQRIGFRLAADLTDET; translated from the coding sequence ATGGCGAATGAGATCATGACCTCGGCTGAAGCGATGGAGGGCGCGGCGCTCCCCGAAGCAGGCGCGGTGCATTGCGACCCAAATGCGCCGAGATCGGCAGAACAAATCCCCTTGCCTGGCCCGGTGGCGCAAAAGCCGGTGGATCAGAAGTCCCCGGCGGAATGGGCTTATGAACGGATCATCCTCTATATCAAGAATTTCGAGGAGCAGCTTGATGCCGAGCATGAGGCCGCCATGGGCTTCGCGGGCAGTGATGCAGGCGTGCTTCGGATCGAAGGTATGGGGTTTTTTGCTCCTGATATCGTCACCTTCTATGGCACTGATGGGGCAGGGCTGAAAACCCAACTGATCCAGCACGTCAGCCAGCTTAGCGTGACCATCCGCGCCTTGCCAAAAGCCGCCCCTGATGCGCCGGCCCAACGGATCGGATTTCGGCTGGCCGCCGATCTGACGGATGAAACCTGA
- a CDS encoding MBL fold metallo-hydrolase: MIHYPYDSAPEPGAAIELADGVLWIRLPLPMALDHVNVFALRDGAGWALVDTGFDGRRSRAIWAEILAGPLGGDPITKVIATHHHADHIGLAGWFMGQGAELITTRTAWLMARMLILDEQTRPTEETLDFWRAAGMAPDILARRAAERPFNFADMVHPLPLGYTRIAEGDVIQIGGRHWHIRIGHGHAPEHATLWSVEDNLVLGGDQLLSSISPNLGVYATEPAADPVHDWLESCEAFQPFAAEDHFVLPGHKLPYSGLPDRLRQLIDNHHGALDRLREHLGTPRTAAECFAPLFKRKIEEGTYGLALVESLAHLNHLLALGEVTREKRADGAWVWQREN; the protein is encoded by the coding sequence GTGATCCACTACCCTTATGACAGCGCGCCCGAGCCTGGCGCGGCGATCGAACTCGCCGATGGCGTGCTTTGGATTCGTTTGCCGCTACCGATGGCGCTGGATCATGTGAATGTCTTTGCCCTTCGCGACGGCGCCGGATGGGCATTGGTCGATACAGGATTTGACGGCCGCCGCAGCCGGGCGATTTGGGCCGAGATCCTCGCCGGGCCGCTTGGCGGCGATCCGATCACCAAAGTCATCGCCACACATCACCACGCCGACCATATCGGCTTGGCCGGATGGTTCATGGGGCAGGGGGCCGAGTTGATCACAACGCGCACGGCCTGGTTGATGGCGCGGATGTTAATCTTGGATGAACAGACGCGGCCCACGGAAGAAACGCTCGACTTCTGGCGCGCCGCCGGGATGGCGCCCGATATTCTGGCCAGGCGTGCGGCGGAGCGGCCGTTCAACTTCGCCGATATGGTCCACCCTCTGCCGCTTGGCTACACCCGGATTGCGGAGGGGGACGTGATCCAGATCGGCGGACGGCACTGGCATATCCGCATCGGGCATGGCCATGCGCCGGAACATGCCACGCTTTGGTCGGTCGAGGACAATCTGGTGCTGGGCGGCGATCAGCTTTTGTCGTCGATCTCTCCCAATCTGGGAGTTTATGCAACTGAACCCGCCGCCGACCCCGTGCACGATTGGCTGGAAAGTTGCGAAGCCTTCCAGCCCTTTGCCGCCGAGGATCATTTCGTTTTGCCGGGTCATAAACTGCCCTACTCGGGCCTGCCTGATCGGTTGCGTCAGTTGATCGATAACCACCATGGCGCACTGGATCGGCTGCGGGAGCATCTTGGTACACCGCGCACCGCCGCAGAGTGTTTCGCGCCGCTCTTCAAACGGAAAATTGAAGAGGGCACCTATGGATTGGCTCTGGTCGAATCGCTGGCACATCTAAACCATCTTCTTGCTCTGGGAGAGGTCACGCGCGAGAAACGGGCGGACGGGGCATGGGTTTGGCAGCGGGAGAACTGA
- a CDS encoding acyl-CoA dehydrogenase, producing MSYRAPVSEFEFLMSHVVGMDRVAATERFAEATPDTVHAVLTEAGKMAEEVLAPLNRAGDLTPARLENGVVRTSPGFAEGYRAIAEGGYVAISADPEYGGLGLPMSVTTAINEMIASACLSLQLNPLMTQGQIEALENHASDEIKALYLPKLVSGEWTGTMNLTEPQAGSDVGALRSKAEPNGDGTYAVTGQKIYISWGDNDFTENVCHLVLARLPDGGPGTKGISLFLVPRDLPTEDGGAGVRNSLKVVSLEHKLGLHGSPTAVMQYDGATGWLVGEPHQGMAAMFTMMNNARLGVGVQGVGVAEAAYQHALSYAMERKQGRSPEAGTETILGHADVRRMLTAMKAETFAARALTLDLAVAIDLAHATGDAEMAARAAFLTPICKAYGTDTGIAVADAGVQVHGGMGFIEETGAAQYLRDVRVTAIYEGTNGIQSMDLVGRKMMDGGAEARLILEEIAETAAASEMGGALTEAVVALRAATESLVEMEMNDRFAGSVPYLRAFALALGGHYHLKAAMADPDGPRARLAASFLNRQLPELYGLLAQVRLGAADLYALSDDDLVA from the coding sequence ATGTCCTATCGTGCCCCAGTCTCTGAGTTTGAGTTTCTGATGAGCCATGTCGTCGGCATGGATCGCGTCGCCGCGACGGAGCGATTTGCCGAGGCCACGCCCGACACGGTCCACGCGGTGCTGACGGAGGCTGGCAAAATGGCCGAGGAAGTCCTGGCACCGCTGAATCGCGCCGGAGACCTGACGCCCGCGCGGCTGGAAAACGGCGTCGTGCGCACCTCGCCCGGGTTCGCCGAGGGCTATCGCGCGATTGCCGAGGGCGGCTATGTGGCGATCTCGGCTGATCCGGAATATGGCGGTTTGGGCTTGCCGATGTCGGTGACGACCGCGATCAACGAGATGATTGCTTCGGCCTGTTTGTCGTTGCAGTTGAACCCGCTGATGACGCAAGGCCAGATCGAGGCGCTGGAGAACCACGCCAGTGATGAGATCAAGGCGCTGTACCTGCCGAAGCTCGTTTCGGGAGAATGGACCGGCACGATGAACCTGACCGAACCGCAAGCCGGATCGGATGTGGGCGCGCTGCGCAGCAAGGCGGAACCGAATGGCGATGGCACCTATGCGGTGACGGGGCAGAAGATTTACATCTCTTGGGGAGACAATGATTTCACCGAGAATGTGTGTCACCTGGTCCTCGCGCGTCTTCCCGATGGTGGGCCGGGGACAAAAGGGATCAGTCTGTTCCTGGTGCCGCGGGACCTGCCCACCGAAGATGGCGGGGCGGGCGTGCGCAACAGTCTTAAAGTGGTGAGCCTTGAGCATAAGCTTGGCTTGCACGGCTCCCCCACGGCGGTGATGCAATATGATGGCGCCACCGGCTGGCTGGTCGGAGAGCCGCATCAGGGCATGGCGGCGATGTTCACGATGATGAACAACGCGCGCCTCGGTGTGGGTGTGCAAGGCGTAGGGGTTGCCGAGGCCGCCTATCAACACGCGCTGTCTTATGCGATGGAGCGTAAGCAAGGCCGCAGCCCCGAGGCGGGCACCGAGACGATCCTGGGCCACGCCGATGTGCGCCGCATGTTGACCGCGATGAAGGCCGAGACCTTCGCCGCCCGGGCGTTGACCCTTGACCTGGCGGTGGCGATCGATTTGGCCCATGCGACAGGCGATGCCGAGATGGCGGCGCGCGCGGCCTTCCTGACACCGATTTGCAAGGCCTATGGCACCGATACAGGGATTGCCGTTGCCGATGCGGGGGTTCAGGTCCATGGCGGCATGGGTTTCATAGAGGAAACGGGCGCGGCGCAATATCTGCGCGATGTCCGGGTGACGGCGATTTATGAAGGCACCAACGGTATCCAGTCGATGGACTTGGTGGGTCGGAAAATGATGGATGGCGGGGCCGAGGCGCGGCTGATCTTGGAGGAGATCGCGGAGACGGCGGCGGCCAGCGAGATGGGCGGCGCGCTGACTGAGGCCGTCGTTGCGTTGCGCGCCGCGACCGAGAGCCTGGTCGAGATGGAGATGAACGACCGCTTTGCCGGATCGGTGCCGTATCTGCGCGCCTTCGCCTTGGCGCTTGGCGGGCACTACCATCTGAAAGCCGCGATGGCCGACCCCGATGGGCCGCGCGCGCGGCTGGCGGCGAGTTTTCTGAACCGGCAATTGCCCGAACTTTACGGGCTTCTGGCGCAGGTTCGGCTTGGCGCGGCAGATCTCTATGCGCTCAGCGACGACGATCTCGTCGCGTGA